The proteins below are encoded in one region of Effusibacillus dendaii:
- a CDS encoding long-chain fatty acid--CoA ligase — protein sequence MNTRHHEFWPNRIPKSLVLPKTTLYDNLLVSARRYPDKTAILYYGNAITYQQFLTQVDALAGYLQNRLGVSKGDRVVLYMQNSPQFMIAFYAILRANAIVVPLNPMNVTEELRFYMEDCDSKVAVVGQELYERIAPLIGTTPLQNVIVAAYSEYLPSDVEYPLTPDITSAAVRIDNPSVTAWKTALSENMQPDELEVESDDLASLPYTSGTTGKPKGCMHTHATMQATLVGAVVWNTLTPNAVCLSVLPLFHVTGMQHSMNAPIFSGSTMVLMTRWNREIAADLIQRYGCTHWTNISTMLVDFLSNPRISDYDISSLKAIGGGGAPLPEAVGQKLFDMTGVRYAEGYGLSETISQTHTNPGDRPKMQCLGIPHFDVDARIIDPETLRELGPNEEGEIIVNGPQVFKGYWQRPEETEKSFIELDGKRFFRTGDIGRYDEEGYFFMVDRVKRMINASGFKVWPTEVESILYKHPAVQQACVIGVPDEKRGETVKAYVILNEKDRGKVTEQEIIDWSKEQMAAYKYPRIVQFVESLPVSGSGKILWRLLQEQEMASLKK from the coding sequence ATGAACACGCGTCATCATGAGTTTTGGCCAAATCGGATTCCCAAGTCACTGGTACTACCAAAAACGACACTCTATGATAACTTGCTAGTGAGCGCTCGGCGATATCCGGACAAAACGGCGATTCTTTATTACGGAAACGCGATCACCTATCAGCAATTTTTGACACAAGTTGATGCCCTGGCAGGTTATCTGCAAAATCGGCTTGGAGTGTCAAAGGGCGACCGCGTTGTTTTGTACATGCAAAATTCTCCGCAGTTTATGATCGCCTTTTATGCCATTCTGCGAGCCAATGCGATCGTGGTTCCGCTCAATCCGATGAATGTTACGGAAGAGTTGCGGTTTTATATGGAAGACTGTGATTCGAAAGTTGCCGTTGTCGGGCAAGAATTGTATGAAAGGATTGCTCCGCTGATCGGTACGACGCCTCTGCAAAATGTGATTGTGGCAGCTTATTCCGAATACTTGCCTTCCGATGTGGAGTACCCGCTTACACCTGACATTACGTCTGCTGCTGTAAGAATTGACAATCCTTCTGTTACTGCTTGGAAAACAGCGCTTTCGGAAAATATGCAGCCGGATGAACTGGAAGTTGAGTCGGATGATCTCGCAAGCTTGCCGTATACTTCCGGCACTACGGGCAAACCGAAAGGGTGTATGCACACGCATGCCACGATGCAGGCTACGCTCGTCGGCGCTGTTGTTTGGAATACGCTTACACCAAATGCGGTCTGCCTAAGCGTTTTGCCTCTCTTCCATGTGACCGGAATGCAGCACAGCATGAATGCCCCGATTTTTTCCGGCAGCACGATGGTTTTGATGACCCGTTGGAACCGCGAAATTGCGGCCGATCTGATTCAGCGGTACGGCTGTACGCACTGGACGAATATCAGCACGATGCTGGTGGATTTCCTCTCCAACCCGCGCATTTCCGACTACGACATTTCGTCGTTGAAAGCAATCGGCGGCGGCGGCGCACCATTGCCTGAAGCAGTCGGCCAGAAGCTGTTTGATATGACGGGAGTACGATACGCGGAAGGATATGGGCTGAGCGAAACGATTTCTCAAACGCATACCAATCCGGGCGATCGTCCAAAAATGCAATGTCTGGGCATTCCCCATTTTGATGTGGATGCAAGAATTATAGATCCGGAAACGCTTCGTGAATTGGGGCCCAATGAAGAAGGCGAAATTATTGTCAATGGACCGCAGGTATTTAAGGGATATTGGCAGCGCCCGGAGGAAACGGAGAAATCGTTTATCGAACTGGATGGAAAACGGTTTTTCCGTACCGGTGATATCGGTCGATACGATGAAGAAGGATATTTCTTCATGGTGGATCGGGTGAAGCGTATGATCAACGCTTCCGGTTTCAAAGTATGGCCGACTGAAGTGGAGTCGATCCTGTACAAACATCCCGCTGTTCAACAGGCATGCGTGATTGGCGTTCCGGATGAAAAACGGGGCGAAACGGTGAAAGCATACGTGATTTTAAACGAAAAAGACCGTGGAAAAGTTACCGAGCAGGAGATTATTGACTGGTCAAAAGAGCAAATGGCTGCTTATAAATACCCTCGCATTGTACAGTTTGTCGAAAGCTTGCCAGTGTCCGGCAGCGGCAAAATTCTTTGGCGCTTATTGCAGGAGCAAGAGATGGCCAGCTTGAAAAAATAA
- a CDS encoding acyl-CoA dehydrogenase yields MNFEYSDKVNKLRKQVTEFMEEVVYPNEKVYEQQVREAESRWTVPAVMEEMKAKAKSAGLWNLFLPESDYGAGLTNLEYAPLAEIMGRSHIGPEVFNCSAPDTGNMEVLVRYGTKEQQEKWLVPLLNGEIRSCFSMTEPDVASSDATNIQASIVREGDEYVINARKWWSSGAGDPRCKISIFMGKTDPNAARHEQQSMILVPLDTPGVKIERMLPVFGYDHAPHGHGEITFTDVRVPVSNILWEEGKGFAIAQGRLGPGRIHHCMRSIGVAERALELMVKRVKNRVAFGKPLADQGVIRQWIAESRIEIEQARLLTLKAAFMMDTVGNKVAKKEIAMIKVVAPNVALRVLDRAIQAFGAAGVSDDFPLAAMWANARTLRLADGPDEVHKNAIAKQELADQ; encoded by the coding sequence ATGAACTTTGAGTATTCAGACAAAGTGAACAAACTGCGCAAACAAGTGACTGAATTTATGGAAGAAGTAGTCTACCCGAACGAAAAGGTGTATGAACAGCAAGTGCGCGAGGCAGAAAGCCGCTGGACGGTTCCGGCGGTGATGGAGGAAATGAAAGCGAAAGCCAAATCGGCCGGACTGTGGAACCTGTTTTTGCCGGAAAGCGATTACGGAGCAGGGCTGACCAATCTTGAATACGCTCCGCTTGCCGAAATTATGGGTCGTTCCCATATCGGACCGGAAGTTTTTAACTGCAGCGCGCCTGATACGGGGAACATGGAGGTATTGGTTCGTTATGGAACGAAAGAGCAGCAGGAGAAATGGCTGGTTCCGTTGTTAAACGGGGAAATCCGTTCCTGCTTCTCGATGACGGAACCGGATGTCGCTTCATCGGATGCCACCAACATTCAGGCCAGCATCGTGCGGGAGGGTGACGAATATGTCATCAATGCACGTAAATGGTGGTCATCCGGCGCAGGCGACCCCCGTTGCAAAATATCCATTTTTATGGGTAAAACAGACCCGAATGCAGCTCGCCATGAGCAGCAATCAATGATTTTGGTTCCGTTGGATACACCGGGTGTCAAAATCGAGCGCATGCTGCCTGTATTCGGATACGACCATGCGCCTCACGGGCACGGCGAAATTACCTTTACCGATGTGCGCGTACCGGTGAGCAACATCCTCTGGGAAGAAGGAAAAGGATTTGCTATCGCACAGGGACGCCTCGGACCAGGCCGCATCCATCACTGTATGCGCTCGATCGGCGTGGCGGAACGGGCGCTTGAATTGATGGTAAAACGTGTGAAAAATCGGGTAGCGTTCGGCAAACCGTTGGCTGATCAAGGTGTCATCCGGCAATGGATTGCCGAATCCCGGATTGAAATTGAACAGGCGCGTCTTCTTACACTGAAAGCCGCGTTTATGATGGATACGGTCGGCAACAAGGTGGCGAAGAAGGAAATCGCCATGATTAAAGTGGTGGCTCCGAATGTGGCGCTGCGGGTATTGGATCGTGCCATCCAGGCGTTTGGGGCGGCGGGCGTAAGCGATGACTTCCCGCTTGCAGCGATGTGGGCAAATGCGCGTACGCTGCGCCTGGCAGACGGTCCGGATGAAGTGCATAAAAACGCAATTGCAAAACAGGAATTGGCTGACCAATAA
- a CDS encoding glycosyltransferase, translating to MNIGFHHRGSDVNENIVFFGSRWDVPALLRLSNIVVLASLQDMHPYTLMEAQVAGKACVTSVAGGIPEVVQHGETGLIFKTGNSVQR from the coding sequence GTGAATATCGGTTTCCACCACAGGGGATCGGATGTAAATGAAAATATAGTGTTCTTCGGATCTCGTTGGGATGTACCCGCTTTATTGAGACTTTCAAACATTGTCGTACTTGCTTCCCTACAGGATATGCACCCGTATACGCTAATGGAAGCGCAAGTTGCAGGCAAAGCCTGTGTCACCTCAGTTGCCGGCGGAATACCTGAAGTCGTACAACATGGAGAAACAGGCTTAATCTTTAAAACAGGAAACAGCGTGCAACGCTGA
- a CDS encoding NUDIX hydrolase, with protein sequence MRELIDQFIRNRKAFVMGHENLFKSAVLLPLVERNGEWCVLFEERAHHLNRQPGEICFPGGRMDPDDVNPQMTAVRETCEELGLRPTDLEILGELDQVINQFQMVQPFVGRIFDWERIQPDSNEVASVFFVPFDFLKHTEPDLHYVDLQMTPREDFPFEKIPNGRNYKWRKGQVPEYFYEYEGRIIWGLTARILHHFINLVRE encoded by the coding sequence ATGAGAGAGTTGATTGACCAATTTATTCGGAACCGGAAAGCGTTTGTAATGGGACACGAAAACCTATTTAAATCTGCTGTTTTGCTGCCTTTGGTAGAACGAAACGGTGAGTGGTGCGTCTTATTTGAAGAGCGAGCCCATCATTTGAATCGGCAGCCGGGTGAGATTTGTTTTCCGGGCGGTCGGATGGACCCGGATGATGTAAATCCGCAAATGACGGCAGTCAGGGAAACGTGTGAAGAACTTGGACTGCGACCGACCGATTTGGAAATTCTCGGTGAACTGGATCAGGTGATTAACCAGTTTCAAATGGTTCAACCGTTTGTCGGACGCATTTTCGATTGGGAACGGATACAGCCGGACTCAAACGAAGTGGCAAGCGTTTTTTTTGTTCCTTTCGATTTTCTGAAACATACGGAGCCGGACTTGCACTACGTGGATTTGCAAATGACGCCCCGGGAAGATTTTCCGTTCGAAAAAATCCCAAACGGCAGGAACTATAAATGGCGTAAGGGACAAGTACCGGAATATTTTTATGAGTATGAAGGGCGTATCATCTGGGGATTGACAGCCAGGATTTTGCATCATTTTATCAATTTGGTTCGGGAATAA
- a CDS encoding transposase: METDIHYPTDASLLQDGVRVITRIAKAMKESSTELTSQIKDRSRTIRNKVFSISKVLKRRTQEAISEVRQITGEILDVTQDVVRSGWTLLQETTEKAKSLPSKVINRLLPRTEFGYKVLLEETEDQIIVGYDVFEGNPGDDTLLNDSLDRFEETFQRVPTAVATDRGFSSKSNEESLRQRGVKKIRLPRKGKTSRERREFEKTSGFKRLQRFRAAGEATISVLKRCYGLRRSLFHGKQGTGAWTGYAIFARNLNRLSRTMKQKSSKIVLQ; encoded by the coding sequence GTGGAAACCGATATTCACTATCCTACCGATGCAAGTTTGCTGCAGGATGGTGTACGCGTCATCACGCGTATTGCAAAAGCTATGAAAGAAAGCAGCACTGAACTGACCTCTCAAATCAAGGACCGCAGTCGGACGATTCGTAACAAGGTATTTTCAATTAGCAAGGTTCTTAAGCGCCGCACACAAGAAGCTATTTCGGAAGTCCGCCAGATTACAGGCGAAATTCTGGATGTAACTCAGGATGTGGTGCGCTCGGGTTGGACGCTTTTGCAGGAGACAACCGAGAAGGCGAAGTCCCTTCCATCCAAAGTGATCAACAGGTTATTACCGCGGACTGAATTCGGCTACAAGGTTCTTTTAGAAGAGACTGAGGATCAAATCATTGTTGGTTATGACGTATTCGAAGGAAATCCCGGTGACGACACGCTGCTCAACGACTCCCTTGACCGATTTGAAGAGACGTTTCAAAGAGTCCCGACTGCCGTAGCCACAGACCGTGGATTCTCCAGTAAATCCAATGAAGAGTCGCTTCGGCAACGAGGAGTCAAAAAGATCCGTCTGCCTCGCAAAGGTAAAACCAGCAGGGAACGACGAGAATTCGAGAAAACATCAGGATTCAAGAGACTGCAGCGATTCCGGGCAGCGGGAGAAGCCACTATTAGTGTCTTAAAACGTTGTTACGGACTCCGTAGAAGCCTGTTCCATGGAAAACAAGGAACCGGGGCTTGGACTGGTTATGCCATTTTTGCCCGTAACCTCAACCGATTAAGCCGCACTATGAAGCAAAAAAGCAGCAAAATAGTCCTCCAGTAA
- a CDS encoding phosphotriesterase family protein — MGNMVNTVTGPVAAEDLGKTLMHEHFIFGYPGFQGDTTLGPYDRNAYLQIGIEVAERAKAHGVKTVVDPTPNECGRDPELLREISERTGVQIVCATGYYYEGESATAYFKFRSAMGNVEDEIYEMYMKEITEGIGNTGIKAGIIKLASSKDQITPYEQMFFRAAARVQKETGITILTHTQEGTMGPQQAELLVSNGADPTRVMIGHMDGNTNVSYHLQTLQYGVNIGFDRFGLEGLVGTPHDVDRVAVLLGLIGLGYQNQIMLSHDTVNIWLGRPLHMPEAMQQMVANWHITHIFDNIIPKLKAAGISDETLHTLFVSNPAKTFGAEVLAEQKVS, encoded by the coding sequence ATGGGGAACATGGTGAATACCGTAACAGGTCCTGTCGCAGCTGAAGATTTAGGAAAGACATTGATGCACGAACATTTTATATTCGGCTATCCCGGATTTCAGGGAGACACCACGTTGGGCCCTTACGACCGCAACGCCTATCTGCAAATCGGTATTGAGGTGGCAGAACGGGCAAAAGCGCACGGCGTAAAAACAGTTGTTGACCCGACGCCGAATGAATGCGGTCGTGATCCGGAACTTCTTCGAGAAATTTCAGAACGGACGGGTGTGCAGATCGTCTGCGCCACCGGTTACTATTACGAAGGTGAATCGGCGACTGCCTATTTTAAATTCCGTTCTGCAATGGGAAATGTAGAAGACGAAATTTATGAAATGTATATGAAGGAAATCACTGAGGGAATTGGAAACACTGGAATTAAAGCGGGAATTATCAAACTGGCTTCCAGCAAAGACCAAATCACTCCGTATGAGCAAATGTTTTTCCGTGCTGCTGCAAGAGTACAGAAGGAAACGGGAATCACCATTCTTACCCATACACAGGAAGGCACGATGGGGCCGCAACAGGCTGAATTGCTGGTGTCAAATGGAGCAGACCCGACTCGTGTCATGATTGGGCATATGGACGGAAACACGAACGTCAGCTATCATTTGCAAACGCTGCAGTATGGCGTAAATATCGGCTTTGACCGATTTGGCCTGGAAGGCCTCGTAGGTACACCGCACGATGTGGATCGCGTAGCTGTTCTGCTTGGATTAATCGGTCTTGGCTATCAAAATCAGATTATGCTGTCCCATGATACGGTCAACATTTGGCTGGGCAGACCGTTACATATGCCGGAAGCGATGCAGCAGATGGTCGCCAACTGGCATATCACCCATATTTTTGACAATATCATTCCGAAATTGAAGGCAGCCGGTATTTCGGATGAAACGCTCCACACGTTGTTTGTGAGCAATCCGGCAAAAACATTTGGAGCAGAAGTGCTCGCTGAGCAGAAAGTTTCTTAA
- a CDS encoding AMP-binding protein: MLVYGIQPGEKVAILSTNWPQWAISDFALSYLPLSHIFERTVGQFATLASGAAIAYAESIEQIQQNLKEVRLTVLCTVPRQLEKVYSAVNQKVSRMPKCMQNSRLLQRSIQKKIRSGLSGRIRLVVSGGAGLAEEIAEFFNKSGVPVYEGYGMTESAPVICANPLGEARPGTVGRPIPGVEVKLAEDGELLVKGPNVTQGYYRAPEATAELFTPDGWLQTEDIAAIHDGYVSIVIGKRIFSYWQPVKILPHGPSKTKLHSAPISQKRC; the protein is encoded by the coding sequence TTGCTCGTATACGGCATCCAACCGGGAGAGAAGGTGGCCATCCTGTCCACCAACTGGCCACAGTGGGCGATCAGCGATTTTGCCCTGTCGTATCTGCCGCTGTCCCATATATTTGAACGAACGGTTGGCCAATTCGCCACCCTGGCAAGCGGCGCGGCAATCGCTTACGCCGAAAGCATTGAACAGATTCAACAAAATCTGAAGGAAGTCCGCCTCACAGTGTTATGTACTGTTCCCAGGCAATTGGAGAAGGTGTATTCCGCCGTTAATCAGAAAGTGTCCCGAATGCCTAAATGCATGCAAAATTCCCGACTGTTGCAGCGATCCATCCAGAAAAAAATCCGGTCCGGGTTGAGCGGCAGAATACGCCTGGTGGTATCAGGAGGGGCCGGATTGGCGGAAGAAATTGCTGAATTTTTCAATAAATCGGGTGTGCCGGTGTATGAAGGCTATGGCATGACCGAATCAGCGCCGGTTATTTGCGCCAATCCGCTGGGTGAGGCCCGCCCCGGCACTGTGGGTCGCCCGATTCCAGGTGTGGAGGTCAAATTGGCGGAGGATGGAGAACTGCTGGTCAAAGGCCCAAACGTGACGCAGGGATACTATCGCGCTCCGGAAGCGACCGCTGAGCTGTTCACACCGGATGGTTGGCTGCAGACAGAAGATATTGCGGCAATTCATGACGGGTATGTATCCATCGTCATCGGAAAAAGGATATTCTCGTACTGGCAACCGGTAAAAATATTGCCCCATGGCCCATCGAAAACAAAATTACACTCAGCCCCTATATCGCAGAAGCGTTGTTAA
- the hemZ gene encoding coproporphyrinogen dehydrogenase HemZ — MRIFVNQIGFDFQVEVERMTYLFFEEDIVTFEPYGDPDLEIRIRLFDGQEQIAAEAELSEKGTVRSTGSSGQLAVADMEQAARRKKCKQTVLQALHDCLADYTGEGQPWGILTGVRPMKLVHGMVQSGMPQQEIVCVLQDHYRIAPDRIRLLFDILDAQQDALPDLYQIADQASLYIGIPFCPTHCAYCTFPAYSMEDKYTYAADFLRALEKEFAAVGRFLREYRIPVTSVYLGGGTPTSLNPPELEFLMEMLYREIPGGEAWAKRGREAGRNGMAKSGIWREFTVEAGRPDTITPERVEVLRRFFVNRISVNPQTYKAETLKTIGRGHTPDIVDRRFRLVKEAGFENINMDMILGLPGEDLDDVRYTRERIGALQPDSVTVHTMSFKRTAVVNKEKDRFTIPHTQLVRMMMAETDRWARDLGYRPYYVYRQKNILGNLENTGYAMPGKEGIYNISIMEERQCIIGLGGGASTKLIGPDGRSFGRLGNPREPKAYVETIDTVLEKKIDQLKRMNEMILQQQL, encoded by the coding sequence ATGCGTATTTTTGTCAACCAGATAGGATTTGATTTTCAGGTGGAAGTTGAACGGATGACCTATCTGTTTTTTGAAGAAGATATTGTGACATTTGAACCGTATGGAGATCCGGATCTGGAAATCCGTATCCGTTTGTTTGACGGGCAGGAACAGATTGCAGCGGAGGCCGAACTGTCCGAAAAAGGGACGGTACGGTCAACCGGCAGTTCCGGGCAACTTGCGGTGGCGGATATGGAGCAAGCTGCCCGTCGCAAAAAGTGCAAGCAAACGGTTCTGCAGGCTCTGCATGATTGTTTGGCTGATTATACAGGAGAAGGCCAACCGTGGGGGATTCTGACAGGCGTTCGGCCTATGAAACTGGTGCACGGTATGGTGCAAAGCGGAATGCCGCAGCAAGAGATTGTGTGTGTGCTGCAGGATCATTATCGGATTGCCCCGGACCGGATTCGTTTGTTGTTCGACATTTTGGATGCCCAGCAGGATGCGCTGCCCGATCTTTATCAGATTGCCGATCAGGCCAGCCTTTACATCGGCATCCCGTTTTGCCCGACACACTGCGCATATTGTACGTTTCCCGCTTATTCAATGGAAGACAAGTATACGTATGCGGCCGATTTTTTGCGGGCGCTGGAAAAGGAGTTTGCGGCGGTGGGCCGATTTTTACGGGAATACCGGATTCCGGTCACCAGTGTATACCTGGGCGGCGGCACGCCTACCAGTTTGAATCCGCCGGAGTTGGAATTTCTGATGGAAATGCTGTATCGGGAGATACCGGGCGGGGAAGCATGGGCAAAGCGGGGCAGGGAAGCGGGTCGAAATGGCATGGCAAAAAGCGGCATTTGGCGAGAATTTACGGTGGAAGCTGGGCGGCCAGACACGATTACGCCGGAACGGGTAGAAGTACTGCGGCGTTTTTTTGTCAACCGGATTTCGGTGAATCCGCAGACCTATAAGGCAGAAACCTTAAAAACGATCGGGCGCGGCCATACACCGGACATCGTCGATCGGCGTTTCCGTCTGGTGAAAGAGGCAGGGTTTGAAAATATTAATATGGACATGATCCTGGGGCTGCCAGGTGAGGATTTGGACGATGTGCGTTATACACGGGAGCGAATCGGAGCGCTTCAGCCAGATTCCGTAACGGTGCATACGATGTCATTTAAGCGGACAGCTGTAGTGAACAAAGAAAAAGACAGGTTTACGATTCCCCACACGCAGTTGGTGCGAATGATGATGGCGGAGACAGACCGGTGGGCGCGGGATTTGGGTTATCGCCCTTATTATGTGTATCGGCAAAAAAATATTCTTGGCAATCTGGAAAATACCGGATATGCCATGCCTGGTAAAGAGGGGATTTACAATATCAGCATCATGGAAGAAAGGCAGTGCATTATCGGACTTGGTGGCGGTGCATCGACCAAGCTGATTGGACCTGACGGCCGGAGCTTTGGACGGCTTGGCAATCCACGGGAACCGAAAGCCTATGTGGAAACGATTGATACGGTACTTGAGAAAAAGATCGACCAGTTAAAGCGGATGAACGAAATGATTCTGCAGCAACAACTGTAA
- a CDS encoding zinc-dependent alcohol dehydrogenase: protein MNIPITMKAARFYEVNQPLRIDQVAVPDIKDDEVLVQIKAVGLCGSDVHIVYEGITPTAFRPITLGHEPAGIVAKVGANVTGWEVGTRVSVTPGIFCGSCQNCITGHAEICLNRKVIGIQTEGALAEYLVIPAKNLVRLADNVPFTVGAIITDAVATPFHALIDRAELRSGESIAIYGAGGLGLHAVQIAKMAGAKQIFVVDVRDDQLERARKLGADITVNSTKESPVEVILQHTNGLGVDVAAELIGLRETIGQAVESVISGGRVVVVGLGPDPITILPPTIFVRKQLSLLGSYGFTKRTIEQLVELVSAGRLQLEESITHTFPIDQVNEALDTLHEKRGNPVRVVVTFE from the coding sequence ATGAACATTCCGATAACCATGAAAGCGGCAAGATTTTATGAAGTCAACCAGCCGTTGCGGATCGATCAGGTAGCTGTGCCGGACATCAAGGATGATGAAGTGCTGGTGCAGATCAAGGCGGTCGGTCTTTGCGGTTCTGATGTGCATATCGTATATGAAGGTATTACACCGACCGCTTTTCGTCCTATCACCCTTGGACATGAACCGGCCGGTATAGTGGCAAAGGTCGGGGCGAACGTGACAGGATGGGAAGTTGGGACCCGTGTGTCTGTTACACCCGGGATATTCTGTGGTTCCTGTCAAAACTGTATCACAGGCCACGCCGAAATATGTCTGAATCGAAAAGTGATCGGCATTCAAACAGAAGGGGCATTGGCCGAATATCTGGTGATACCAGCCAAAAATTTGGTCCGTCTTGCAGATAACGTACCGTTTACGGTCGGTGCGATCATTACGGATGCTGTTGCAACACCTTTTCATGCGTTGATTGACCGGGCAGAACTCCGCTCGGGAGAATCGATCGCCATTTACGGTGCTGGCGGATTAGGGCTGCATGCGGTGCAGATTGCCAAGATGGCGGGTGCCAAGCAGATTTTTGTAGTGGATGTGCGTGACGATCAGTTGGAACGGGCTCGTAAACTGGGGGCAGATATTACAGTCAATTCGACCAAAGAATCACCTGTAGAGGTGATTTTGCAGCATACGAATGGGCTGGGCGTCGACGTAGCGGCCGAACTGATCGGTCTCAGAGAAACCATCGGTCAGGCTGTTGAATCGGTCATTTCGGGGGGCCGGGTTGTGGTGGTGGGACTTGGACCGGACCCTATTACAATTCTGCCGCCGACCATATTTGTCCGGAAACAGTTGTCGCTGCTCGGTTCTTACGGTTTTACGAAGCGGACGATTGAACAACTGGTTGAATTGGTATCAGCAGGACGTTTGCAGTTGGAAGAATCGATCACACATACATTCCCCATCGATCAGGTAAACGAGGCCTTGGATACCTTGCATGAGAAACGGGGAAATCCGGTACGAGTGGTTGTTACGTTTGAATGA
- the selD gene encoding selenide, water dikinase SelD — MTPAEAVRLTLLSEKAGUGCKIGPADLAQVLSYLPKNLPDANLIVGLDTSDDAGVYKLSDDTAIVQTVDYFTPIVDDPYMFGAIAAANALSDVYAMGGKPLTVLNIVGFPVSKLDKKILAEILRGGADKVREAGAVIAGGHSIDDSDPKFGMAVTGIVHPDKVWTNAGARAGDRLVLTKPIGVGIVTTAIKRAKATPEAIRQVETVMATLNKAAAETAHHYTVHACTDITGFGLLGHAAEMARGACVGVEIDKNSVPMLPDAYELAKQGIIPGGSLRNYEWLADDVQYDESIDEVTRKVLCDAVTSGGLLLSVPEAEAESLVEALKKNGVETAAVIGRVVADHPNKIVVK; from the coding sequence GTGACGCCCGCTGAGGCCGTACGGCTGACGCTTTTATCAGAAAAAGCAGGCTGAGGCTGTAAAATCGGCCCGGCCGATTTGGCTCAAGTATTGAGCTACTTACCCAAAAATTTGCCTGATGCCAACCTGATTGTCGGGCTTGATACGTCTGATGATGCAGGTGTTTACAAACTATCGGACGATACGGCGATCGTGCAGACGGTCGATTATTTTACGCCGATCGTGGATGATCCCTATATGTTCGGCGCAATTGCGGCAGCAAACGCGTTATCTGACGTATACGCAATGGGAGGCAAACCGCTGACCGTTTTAAATATTGTCGGATTTCCGGTCAGCAAGCTGGACAAGAAAATTCTGGCCGAAATTTTGCGCGGCGGAGCGGATAAAGTGCGTGAGGCGGGAGCTGTCATTGCGGGAGGTCATTCGATTGATGATTCTGACCCGAAATTCGGGATGGCGGTGACCGGCATTGTGCATCCGGACAAAGTCTGGACGAATGCAGGCGCTCGTGCAGGTGACCGGTTGGTCCTCACCAAACCGATAGGCGTGGGCATTGTGACAACCGCCATTAAACGGGCAAAGGCCACCCCGGAAGCGATCCGGCAGGTGGAAACGGTGATGGCCACTTTGAACAAAGCGGCAGCTGAAACCGCACACCATTATACCGTGCATGCATGCACGGACATCACCGGTTTTGGCCTGTTGGGGCATGCGGCGGAAATGGCGCGCGGCGCATGTGTCGGTGTTGAAATTGACAAAAACTCAGTCCCCATGCTGCCGGACGCTTATGAATTGGCGAAACAAGGCATCATCCCTGGCGGTTCGCTGCGCAATTATGAATGGTTGGCGGACGATGTGCAGTATGATGAGTCGATTGACGAAGTCACCCGCAAAGTTCTTTGCGATGCCGTGACTTCCGGCGGACTGTTGTTGTCAGTTCCGGAAGCGGAAGCAGAATCGCTTGTGGAAGCACTGAAAAAGAACGGTGTGGAAACGGCGGCCGTAATCGGACGTGTGGTGGCTGACCACCCGAACAAAATTGTCGTCAAGTAA